In the Synechococcus sp. UW179A genome, one interval contains:
- a CDS encoding lytic transglycosylase domain-containing protein: protein MNSRLRYTRVWVRCLLSIPVLLSPITVACKTIESTDTAEVQTPSKATSPNLPNRTDLSIAPNGRHYPLMPEEPNEIAELIGEIEAAVLTPQLTEQNLAALAHQQQVIYRVLSKNKALSQDVRAQLDPRWHWVFDQHIAARREFLAMHRGPASSTLPAWRINPPAPADQLLKAYRSASAATGIDWTVLAAVNLVETGMGRIDGVSVANAQGPMQFLPTTWSEQGIGNGGNIRDPWDSIHAAARYLVRRGGLKDIRRGLWGYNNSDHYGRAVLHYAALLEQEPLTYRSLHQWQIHYASSAGDLWLHEGYEQQQPIAVNDYLRGNRHSAPPI from the coding sequence GTGAACAGTCGTCTGCGTTACACCAGGGTCTGGGTGCGTTGTCTTTTAAGCATCCCTGTCTTGCTCAGTCCGATCACAGTGGCTTGCAAGACGATTGAAAGCACCGACACAGCTGAAGTTCAGACGCCGAGCAAAGCAACAAGCCCGAACCTGCCAAACCGGACAGACCTGTCCATCGCACCGAATGGTCGGCACTACCCGCTGATGCCGGAAGAGCCGAATGAAATCGCCGAGCTGATTGGCGAGATCGAGGCCGCTGTGCTCACTCCGCAGTTGACCGAACAAAACCTCGCTGCACTTGCCCATCAGCAGCAGGTGATCTACAGGGTTCTGTCCAAGAACAAAGCACTGAGTCAGGACGTTCGGGCTCAACTGGATCCTCGCTGGCACTGGGTCTTTGACCAGCACATCGCAGCTCGCAGAGAATTCCTGGCGATGCACCGAGGCCCTGCGTCGTCCACACTGCCGGCCTGGAGGATCAATCCTCCAGCACCAGCAGATCAATTACTTAAGGCTTACCGCAGTGCGTCGGCAGCCACGGGAATCGACTGGACCGTATTGGCCGCAGTAAATCTGGTGGAAACAGGAATGGGGCGCATCGATGGCGTCTCTGTTGCCAATGCACAGGGACCAATGCAGTTTCTACCCACCACATGGTCAGAGCAAGGCATCGGGAATGGTGGCAATATCCGCGACCCATGGGATTCCATTCATGCTGCTGCTCGCTATCTGGTCCGGCGTGGAGGTCTCAAAGACATTCGCCGCGGCTTGTGGGGCTACAACAACAGCGACCACTACGGCAGGGCCGTGCTTCATTACGCGGCACTTCTCGAGCAAGAACCACTGACCTACAGGAGTCTTCACCAATGGCAGATCCATTACGCCTCTTCCGCTGGTGACCTCTGGCTGCATGAGGGTTATGAGCAACAACAGCCGATTGCGGTGAACGACTACTTACGAGGAAACCGCCACAGCGCACCGCCGATCTGA
- a CDS encoding DNA repair exonuclease: MPRILHTADWQIGKPYRWIENSQKQARLQQERVDAVLRIAEQASQQQADVVLVAGDLFDSSTVAADMVMEVLEAIGSIPSPVVVIPGNHDHGGAGGIWRREDLLGQMRQRAANLRLLLKQEPVSVAGITLLPCPLLRQRESRSPSLWLDQLNWTELDSLQPRVVLAHGSVQGFGGEAQVNQLCLDSLPRDQIDYIALGDWHALMEIDRKTWYSGTPEPDRFPSGPDDLRSQVLLVDLERGQQPIVKVQSTGRMRWHRITMTLNGDADLARLEQQLAESVGSRVGRDLLRLELNGQLGLQGHLQLQDRLALLSQQLLHLRLRGKLHRQPTAEERDELLLRMDSPLVSTIAAGLQEELQSNADPLVEQALIELHRLCARDSLATVPVATHPVTTDSCA; encoded by the coding sequence GTGCCACGAATCCTTCACACCGCTGACTGGCAGATCGGCAAGCCCTATCGCTGGATCGAAAACTCGCAGAAACAGGCTCGTTTGCAGCAGGAGCGTGTTGATGCGGTTCTAAGAATTGCTGAGCAGGCCAGTCAGCAACAGGCGGACGTTGTGCTGGTTGCTGGTGATTTGTTCGACTCGAGCACTGTGGCCGCTGACATGGTCATGGAGGTGCTGGAAGCGATCGGATCGATCCCATCACCTGTGGTTGTGATACCAGGCAATCATGATCACGGCGGAGCCGGTGGCATCTGGAGGCGTGAAGATCTGCTCGGGCAGATGCGGCAGCGTGCCGCCAACCTCCGATTGCTGCTCAAGCAGGAACCGGTCAGTGTTGCTGGGATCACTCTGTTGCCATGCCCATTGCTTCGGCAGCGGGAGAGCCGCAGCCCGTCTCTCTGGCTTGATCAGCTCAACTGGACTGAGCTCGATTCTCTGCAACCCCGTGTTGTTCTGGCCCATGGCTCGGTGCAGGGTTTCGGTGGCGAAGCCCAGGTGAATCAGCTTTGCCTCGATTCCCTTCCCCGGGATCAAATCGATTACATCGCTCTCGGCGACTGGCATGCGCTGATGGAGATCGATCGCAAAACCTGGTACAGCGGCACACCGGAACCCGACCGCTTCCCGAGCGGGCCCGATGACCTGAGGTCACAGGTTCTGCTGGTTGATCTGGAGAGAGGTCAACAGCCGATCGTGAAGGTCCAGTCCACCGGTCGAATGCGCTGGCATCGGATCACCATGACGCTCAACGGCGATGCCGATTTGGCCCGCTTGGAGCAACAGCTTGCCGAGTCTGTTGGCAGTCGCGTGGGGCGCGACCTGTTGCGGCTTGAACTCAACGGTCAACTGGGTCTCCAGGGACACCTCCAGCTGCAGGACCGTTTGGCGCTGCTCAGTCAACAGCTTCTTCACCTGCGTCTGCGAGGCAAGCTGCACCGTCAACCAACTGCCGAGGAGAGGGATGAGCTGCTGCTTCGGATGGACAGCCCCCTGGTCAGCACGATCGCTGCTGGTCTTCAGGAGGAGCTGCAGAGCAATGCTGATCCTCTGGTTGAGCAGGCTCTGATCGAATTGCATCGTCTTTGCGCCAGGGATTCACTTGCAACGGTTCCAGTTGCCACGCACCCAGTGACCACCGACTCATGCGCCTGA
- a CDS encoding DOMON-like domain-containing protein, whose protein sequence is MGRHPVMVRQVCPLIPFDLDQCPAVLAMAEFVWKENAPLELNFSLSPKLPESSINCLSLNSGKTKTSAQRLDNLWSHTCFEAFLARPGEPGYWEMNVSPNGDWNLYQFSDYRTGGKADPLAEAPEVSFSIDRVGCRCTIRISLKPWWEHTEMPEIALTMVLEDQNGCLSYWALNHPGDKPDFHDRRGFLHW, encoded by the coding sequence ATGGGACGACACCCGGTGATGGTGAGGCAAGTGTGCCCACTGATTCCCTTTGACCTTGATCAGTGTCCAGCGGTGCTTGCCATGGCGGAGTTTGTCTGGAAAGAAAATGCTCCTCTTGAACTGAACTTCAGCCTTAGCCCGAAGTTGCCCGAAAGCTCCATCAATTGCCTATCGCTGAACAGTGGGAAGACAAAAACTTCAGCGCAGAGACTGGACAATCTCTGGAGCCATACCTGTTTCGAAGCCTTTCTCGCTCGTCCTGGTGAGCCAGGGTACTGGGAGATGAATGTCTCTCCGAACGGAGACTGGAACCTCTATCAGTTCAGCGATTACCGCACAGGTGGAAAAGCGGATCCTCTGGCAGAGGCACCTGAGGTGAGCTTCAGCATTGATCGTGTTGGTTGTCGCTGCACGATTCGGATTTCACTGAAGCCATGGTGGGAGCACACAGAGATGCCTGAAATCGCACTTACCATGGTTCTTGAAGACCAAAACGGTTGCCTGAGTTATTGGGCTCTGAACCATCCGGGAGACAAGCCAGACTTCCATGATCGAAGGGGTTTTCTGCATTGGTGA
- a CDS encoding O-acetylhomoserine aminocarboxypropyltransferase/cysteine synthase family protein — protein sequence MTDQRFETLQLHAGQVPDPTTNSRAVPIYQTSSYVFNDADHGANLFGLKEFGNIYTRLMNPTTDVFEKRVAALEGGVAALATASGQSAQFLAITNCMQAGDNFVSTSFLYGGTYNQFKVQFPRLGINVRFAEGDDVASFAAQIDDNTKAIYVEAMGNPRFNIPDFEGLSALAKEQGIPLIVDNTLGACGALLRPIEHGADVVVESATKWIGGHGTSLGGVIVDAGTFNWGNGKFPLMSQPSAAYHGLVHWDAFGFGSDICKMLGLLDHRNIAFAMRARVEGLRDWGPAVSPFNSFLLLQGLETLSLRVERHAQNAMELATWLQQHPKVASVSYPGLNSDPYHSAAKKYLTDRGMGCMLMFSLNGGYDDAVCFINSLKLASHLANVGDAKTLVIHPASTTHQQLSESEQMSAGVTPTMVRVSVGLEHIDDIKADFDQALASGA from the coding sequence GTGACGGATCAGCGCTTTGAGACCCTGCAACTGCATGCGGGACAGGTCCCTGATCCCACCACAAATTCAAGGGCGGTGCCGATCTACCAGACCAGTTCCTATGTCTTCAATGACGCAGATCACGGGGCCAATCTTTTCGGTCTGAAGGAATTCGGCAACATCTACACCCGCCTGATGAACCCAACAACGGATGTCTTCGAGAAGCGGGTAGCTGCTCTGGAAGGGGGCGTGGCAGCGCTGGCCACAGCATCAGGACAGTCAGCACAGTTTTTAGCGATCACCAACTGCATGCAGGCAGGTGACAATTTCGTGTCCACGTCATTCCTGTATGGGGGGACCTACAACCAGTTCAAAGTTCAGTTTCCACGACTCGGCATCAACGTCAGATTCGCCGAGGGAGACGATGTTGCCAGCTTTGCGGCACAGATCGATGACAACACCAAGGCGATCTATGTGGAAGCCATGGGGAACCCGCGTTTCAATATCCCCGACTTCGAAGGCCTGTCAGCTCTTGCCAAGGAGCAAGGGATTCCTCTGATCGTGGACAACACCCTTGGTGCCTGCGGTGCATTGCTGCGACCGATCGAACATGGTGCCGATGTAGTGGTGGAAAGCGCCACCAAATGGATTGGTGGTCATGGCACCAGTCTCGGTGGTGTGATTGTGGATGCCGGCACCTTCAACTGGGGAAACGGCAAATTCCCGCTGATGAGCCAGCCGAGCGCCGCTTATCACGGACTTGTGCACTGGGATGCCTTCGGCTTCGGCAGTGACATCTGCAAGATGTTGGGACTGCTGGACCATCGCAATATTGCTTTTGCCATGAGAGCCCGGGTGGAAGGGCTGCGTGACTGGGGTCCTGCAGTGAGCCCCTTCAACAGCTTCCTGCTACTGCAGGGTCTGGAAACCTTGAGCCTGCGTGTTGAACGCCATGCTCAGAATGCAATGGAACTAGCGACGTGGCTGCAACAGCATCCGAAGGTGGCAAGCGTGAGCTATCCCGGCCTCAATAGCGATCCATATCATTCTGCAGCCAAGAAATACCTCACAGACCGAGGCATGGGATGCATGCTGATGTTCTCGCTCAATGGCGGCTATGACGACGCAGTTTGTTTCATTAACAGCCTGAAACTGGCGAGTCATTTGGCCAATGTGGGAGATGCCAAGACATTGGTGATTCATCCAGCATCAACCACTCACCAGCAGCTAAGTGAAAGTGAGCAGATGTCCGCAGGTGTGACTCCGACCATGGTCAGAGTGTCGGTGGGTCTTGAACACATCGATGACATCAAGGCCGACTTCGATCAAGCCCTGGCATCAGGGGCCTGA
- a CDS encoding Nif11-like leader peptide family natural product precursor, whose amino-acid sequence MSEDQLKAFLEKVKSDTELQEKIKSVTSPEAAIEIAKDAGFSITSEDIQSMKSKSPEVSDQELEGAAGGTAAALVALGVVAAIPIITEHICDQ is encoded by the coding sequence ATGTCAGAAGATCAACTCAAAGCTTTTCTGGAAAAAGTTAAATCCGATACTGAATTACAGGAAAAGATCAAGAGCGTCACCTCCCCTGAAGCTGCTATTGAAATCGCCAAAGATGCAGGATTTTCAATTACATCAGAAGATATTCAATCGATGAAATCTAAATCACCTGAAGTGTCTGACCAAGAGTTAGAAGGTGCAGCGGGAGGAACTGCTGCAGCATTGGTAGCTCTTGGTGTTGTTGCGGCGATTCCGATAATTACAGAACATATTTGTGATCAATAG
- a CDS encoding Nif11-like leader peptide family natural product precursor, whose product MPEEQLKAFLEKVKASIELQEKLKAAKSPEDVVGIAKEHGYELTADKVDQLSDWELEGFSGGGWHHGIGPGGYPGAYASHGGEFAVCATPLTVVN is encoded by the coding sequence ATGCCAGAAGAGCAACTCAAAGCCTTCCTTGAAAAAGTTAAAGCCAGTATAGAATTACAGGAGAAGCTCAAGGCAGCAAAGTCACCTGAAGATGTTGTGGGCATTGCTAAGGAACATGGCTATGAATTAACTGCTGATAAGGTCGACCAGCTCTCAGATTGGGAACTAGAAGGTTTTTCCGGGGGCGGATGGCATCATGGCATCGGTCCAGGCGGATATCCGGGTGCTTACGCATCGCATGGGGGTGAATTCGCAGTGTGTGCAACACCTCTGACTGTTGTAAATTGA
- a CDS encoding phosphotransferase enzyme family protein — MRFDVPSPFSSTNSILETIAGLFHPPEQIDGISQLGSGNVNDTFLVTLNRSASRSAFVMQRLNTEVFEQPELVMSNLLKLGNHVEQRLAQQPPELSGRRWEVPKVLPTLDAHGHWVEHQGEFWRSITHIGAATTTDVIQDDLHARELGYGLGMFHHLISDLATDELADTLENFHIAPAYLAEFDLVFSRANDRNSNRIANAVSFIDKRRAGIDVLEQACARGELKRRPIHGDPKINNVMIDNASGQAVGLIDLDTVKPGLVHYDIGDCLRSCCNRSGEEALDAQTVSFDLDLCRAILEGYLSVGRSFLTPEDFRYLPDCIRLIPLELGIRFLTDHLSGDRYFRTTRPQHNLERAEVQFALTQSIENQWRELKKLIDELSQEF, encoded by the coding sequence ATGCGATTCGACGTGCCCTCCCCATTCTCCAGCACCAACTCGATCCTGGAGACCATCGCTGGACTGTTCCACCCGCCAGAACAGATCGACGGGATCAGCCAGCTTGGGTCAGGAAATGTCAACGACACTTTTCTGGTGACACTGAACCGCAGTGCATCACGATCAGCCTTCGTGATGCAGCGTTTGAACACTGAGGTGTTTGAACAACCTGAATTGGTGATGAGCAATCTGCTCAAACTGGGCAACCACGTTGAGCAGCGTCTTGCCCAACAACCGCCTGAACTGTCGGGTCGCCGCTGGGAGGTTCCCAAAGTTCTGCCGACCCTCGATGCCCACGGACACTGGGTTGAGCATCAGGGTGAGTTCTGGCGATCCATCACCCACATTGGTGCAGCCACCACGACGGATGTGATTCAAGACGACCTACACGCCCGCGAACTGGGCTACGGGTTGGGCATGTTTCATCACCTGATCAGTGATCTGGCCACTGACGAACTGGCTGACACGCTGGAAAATTTCCACATTGCCCCGGCCTACCTTGCCGAATTTGACCTGGTGTTCTCCAGGGCGAATGATCGAAACAGCAATCGCATCGCCAATGCTGTCTCCTTCATCGACAAGCGGAGGGCAGGGATCGACGTTCTTGAGCAGGCCTGTGCAAGAGGTGAACTGAAACGACGACCAATCCACGGAGATCCGAAGATCAACAACGTGATGATCGATAACGCCTCCGGGCAAGCCGTGGGACTGATCGATCTCGACACCGTCAAGCCGGGGCTGGTTCATTACGACATCGGCGACTGTCTTCGCTCCTGCTGCAATCGATCGGGCGAGGAAGCTCTCGATGCCCAGACCGTCAGCTTTGATCTGGACCTTTGCCGGGCGATCCTTGAGGGCTATCTGTCTGTGGGTCGATCATTCCTCACGCCAGAGGATTTCCGCTACTTGCCTGATTGCATTCGTCTGATTCCCCTTGAGCTCGGTATCCGCTTTCTCACAGACCATCTCTCCGGAGACCGTTATTTCCGTACAACAAGGCCTCAACACAATCTTGAGCGGGCTGAGGTTCAGTTTGCGCTCACCCAATCGATCGAAAATCAGTGGCGGGAGCTGAAGAAACTGATTGATGAATTGTCGCAAGAATTCTGA
- a CDS encoding Nif11-like leader peptide family natural product precursor gives MSEEQLKAFIEKVKGDTSLQEKLKAAKSPEDVVGIAKELGHEFTADKFTQLSKEELEGVAGGSGSYAAGCCVGSSQCVVAGPGTS, from the coding sequence ATGTCCGAAGAACAACTCAAAGCCTTTATAGAAAAAGTCAAAGGCGATACCAGCCTTCAGGAAAAGCTCAAAGCAGCGAAGTCACCTGAAGATGTTGTAGGCATTGCTAAAGAACTTGGTCATGAATTCACCGCTGACAAGTTCACTCAGCTCAGTAAAGAGGAGCTAGAGGGCGTGGCTGGGGGGAGTGGGAGCTATGCGGCGGGGTGCTGTGTTGGTTCAAGTCAGTGTGTGGTGGCAGGTCCTGGTACCTCCTAG
- a CDS encoding Nif11-like leader peptide family natural product precursor, which yields MPEEQLKAFLEKAKGDCNLQEKLKAAKSPEDIVGIAKEYGDEFTAELISQLTKEELVVITVGGLATYDEQENFYYP from the coding sequence ATGCCAGAAGAGCAACTCAAAGCCTTTCTGGAAAAAGCCAAAGGCGACTGCAACCTTCAGGAGAAGCTCAAAGCGGCTAAGTCACCTGAAGATATTGTAGGCATTGCTAAAGAATATGGTGATGAATTTACTGCTGAGCTCATAAGCCAACTCACTAAAGAGGAACTGGTAGTAATAACTGTGGGGGGTTTGGCAACTTACGATGAACAAGAGAATTTTTACTACCCCTGA
- a CDS encoding MAPEG family protein — MTEQQANVLRGMGLGIFVSLLLVLYGIIFNPFSFSESEAMDDRIVVLARCLLIPLSVLIVSIARIARYRFFSPEDIDSTAASTPSSPLLCLQSLLQNTLEQTILAAFVYCLWIVMTPSVWLSVLPLSACCFLIGRILFIKGFRKGAVSRAFGFALTFYPTVVLFVLIVIRTLLSLG, encoded by the coding sequence TTGACAGAACAGCAGGCAAACGTGTTGCGCGGCATGGGACTGGGAATATTTGTCTCTCTCCTTTTGGTTCTCTACGGAATCATCTTCAATCCTTTCTCTTTTTCTGAGTCGGAGGCGATGGATGACAGGATCGTAGTACTGGCACGATGTTTACTCATCCCATTATCTGTGCTCATCGTATCCATTGCAAGAATCGCTAGGTACCGATTTTTTTCTCCTGAAGATATTGATTCAACGGCAGCCTCTACACCATCGTCACCACTTTTATGCCTCCAATCGCTTCTCCAGAACACTCTTGAGCAAACGATTCTGGCTGCATTTGTCTATTGTCTGTGGATCGTGATGACTCCCTCCGTGTGGTTATCGGTGCTTCCTCTCTCGGCGTGTTGCTTCTTGATCGGTCGGATATTATTTATCAAAGGATTCCGAAAAGGTGCCGTGTCGAGAGCGTTTGGTTTTGCTTTGACGTTTTACCCAACTGTTGTCTTATTCGTTTTAATTGTCATAAGAACTTTGCTTTCTCTTGGTTGA
- a CDS encoding Nif11-like leader peptide family natural product precursor has product MSEEQLKAFLEKVKGDTSLQEKLKAAADPLDAVVAIAKDAGFSISADDLKNAKSEISDVELEGAAGGEDSGGKWSSANPPFCGPCW; this is encoded by the coding sequence ATGTCAGAAGAACAGCTCAAAGCCTTCCTTGAAAAGGTCAAAGGCGACACCAGCCTTCAGGAGAAGCTCAAAGCAGCGGCTGATCCTCTTGATGCTGTTGTGGCGATTGCGAAAGATGCAGGGTTTAGTATTTCTGCTGATGACTTGAAGAACGCTAAGTCAGAGATTTCAGATGTGGAGCTGGAAGGAGCGGCTGGCGGGGAGGATTCAGGCGGCAAATGGTCGAGCGCCAACCCTCCATTCTGCGGCCCCTGCTGGTGA
- a CDS encoding Nif11-like leader peptide family natural product precursor produces MSEEQFKAFLEKVKADNSLQEKIKSAKSPEDVVTIAKEHGHEFTVDKITEFCELSNEELEEVAAGATCYLSTHDYSSNC; encoded by the coding sequence ATGTCAGAAGAGCAATTCAAAGCCTTTCTTGAAAAGGTCAAAGCGGACAACAGCCTTCAGGAGAAGATCAAGTCAGCTAAGTCACCTGAAGACGTCGTGACAATTGCCAAAGAACATGGTCATGAATTCACTGTTGACAAAATTACTGAATTTTGCGAACTTAGTAACGAAGAGCTAGAAGAAGTGGCCGCAGGGGCTACGTGCTATCTTTCAACACATGACTACAGTTCGAATTGCTAA
- the ccsB gene encoding c-type cytochrome biogenesis protein CcsB — MGFSGLEAIVSEPVLLLGLMAFAFLLTALPWSFWALSNGRSSSGVRSLIALSNLLLTAQLVLRWWQSGHFPISNLYESLCFLAWACTLTQLLVERNWSSPLVAAAATPMGLGCIAFASFALPDQLQQASPLVPALRSSWLVMHVSVIMVSYAALMVGSLLSVAVLLTDRGEELELRSSSIGTGAYRRPKVFAAEGGVAVQNPPEVQLSSVHFSRTEQLDSLSYRTITVGFLLLTVGIISGAVWANEAWGSWWSWDPKETWALICWLVYAAYLHTRLSRGWQGRRPALVAASGLVVIVVCYIGVNLLGIGLHSYGWFFG; from the coding sequence ATGGGGTTTTCCGGTCTGGAAGCGATCGTCTCCGAACCCGTTCTGCTTCTGGGTCTGATGGCCTTTGCCTTTTTGCTGACAGCTCTCCCCTGGAGTTTCTGGGCTCTGTCTAATGGTCGTAGCTCAAGCGGTGTTCGTTCACTGATCGCCCTCTCCAACTTGTTGCTGACAGCCCAGCTCGTATTGCGCTGGTGGCAATCTGGACATTTTCCGATCAGCAACCTCTACGAATCACTGTGCTTTCTGGCCTGGGCCTGCACGCTCACCCAGCTGCTGGTTGAGCGCAACTGGTCGTCACCACTTGTGGCAGCTGCCGCAACACCCATGGGACTCGGCTGCATTGCCTTTGCGAGCTTTGCACTGCCTGATCAGTTACAGCAAGCATCACCGCTTGTTCCTGCTTTGCGCAGCAGCTGGTTGGTGATGCACGTCAGCGTGATCATGGTCAGCTATGCGGCTCTGATGGTGGGGTCGCTGCTGTCGGTTGCTGTATTACTGACAGACCGAGGCGAAGAGCTTGAACTTCGCAGCAGTTCCATTGGAACTGGTGCCTATCGAAGGCCGAAAGTGTTCGCTGCTGAAGGTGGAGTTGCTGTGCAGAACCCACCGGAGGTACAACTGTCTTCCGTCCATTTCAGCCGCACTGAGCAGCTAGACAGTCTTAGCTATCGCACGATCACAGTGGGCTTTTTACTGCTCACTGTTGGCATCATCAGCGGTGCCGTCTGGGCTAATGAAGCCTGGGGAAGCTGGTGGAGTTGGGATCCAAAGGAAACATGGGCTCTGATCTGTTGGCTTGTGTATGCCGCCTATCTCCATACGCGTCTCAGTCGTGGATGGCAGGGACGGCGGCCAGCATTGGTTGCGGCCTCCGGGTTAGTGGTGATTGTCGTGTGTTATATCGGCGTTAATTTGCTGGGAATCGGTTTGCATAGTTATGGATGGTTTTTTGGTTGA
- a CDS encoding homoserine O-succinyltransferase, with protein sequence MALILPANYHKITAVERNRISWIKPEQAERQDIRPLRIGILNIMPLGKQYEFNLLHPLGLSVLQIEPIWIRLQNHAYKSWDKSHLDELYQSWEEANAKGPLDGLIITGAPVEHLHFEEVTYWSEFVNLVNEARVSCASTLGLCWAGFALAYLAGVRKVALQQKLFGVFPMRSLVPGHSLMGTQNDQFLCPQSRYATLPDTAMEAAQRQGRLRLLAHGESVGYTIFETPDQRQLMHLGHPEYNVDRILAEMERDKARGDVPPPQNFDADQPQTLWRSHRNLLFQQWLWFCYQRVSFQA encoded by the coding sequence ATGGCTCTGATTCTTCCAGCCAACTATCACAAGATCACAGCTGTTGAGCGAAATCGCATTTCCTGGATCAAACCAGAACAGGCAGAACGTCAGGACATCCGACCATTAAGGATCGGAATCTTGAACATTATGCCGCTTGGAAAACAGTACGAATTTAACCTGTTACATCCACTAGGACTTTCGGTGCTTCAGATCGAACCAATTTGGATTCGTCTGCAGAACCATGCTTATAAAAGCTGGGATAAATCACACCTCGATGAGTTGTATCAGAGTTGGGAAGAGGCCAATGCCAAAGGGCCTCTGGATGGTTTGATTATCACAGGCGCACCGGTTGAACACCTTCATTTTGAGGAAGTCACGTACTGGTCGGAATTTGTAAACCTCGTTAATGAGGCTCGTGTCAGCTGCGCTAGCACCCTGGGCTTGTGTTGGGCGGGATTTGCTCTGGCTTATCTGGCTGGAGTGAGGAAAGTGGCACTGCAACAAAAACTATTTGGGGTGTTTCCAATGCGCAGCCTTGTGCCAGGGCATTCGCTAATGGGAACTCAAAATGATCAATTTCTCTGTCCACAAAGTCGCTACGCAACACTGCCAGATACTGCTATGGAGGCAGCCCAACGTCAGGGACGTCTACGTTTATTGGCACATGGAGAGTCTGTTGGCTACACAATTTTCGAAACCCCCGATCAACGACAGCTCATGCACCTTGGACATCCCGAATACAACGTTGACAGAATTCTTGCTGAAATGGAAAGAGACAAAGCCCGGGGTGATGTTCCACCGCCACAAAACTTCGACGCTGATCAACCTCAAACTTTATGGAGATCTCACCGAAACCTACTCTTTCAACAATGGCTGTGGTTCTGTTATCAACGCGTTAGTTTCCAAGCTTAA
- a CDS encoding Nif11-like leader peptide family natural product precursor: protein MSKEQLKAFLEKVKGDTSLQEKLKAAADVDAVLAIAKDAGFMISADELKAFSELSVEELENVAGGGTDVNHCYFATAYGPHTCSGACAQ, encoded by the coding sequence ATGTCGAAAGAACAACTCAAAGCCTTCCTCGAAAAAGTCAAAGGTGACACCAGCCTTCAGGAGAAGCTCAAAGCAGCTGCCGATGTTGACGCAGTTCTAGCGATTGCGAAAGATGCTGGGTTTATGATTTCTGCTGATGAATTGAAGGCCTTCTCAGAGCTTTCAGTAGAAGAACTAGAAAATGTGGCTGGTGGTGGTACTGATGTAAATCATTGCTACTTCGCAACAGCATACGGTCCGCACACATGCTCAGGTGCCTGTGCACAATAA
- a CDS encoding tetratricopeptide repeat protein, whose protein sequence is MFIRVIVVSLMVCLLALVPPCFAASVDSYLQAGVEKSESGDYRGALIEFNKALELDPTNSSAYQYRGVAKAKYGDFEGSIIDYSKSIELDSSRTESYSNRGIAKARSGDLSGAILDFDVAIQMNPDDGTAYFNHGMAMEMSNDLQRACLDWNRAIELGDEQSLTFLRKYCQ, encoded by the coding sequence ATGTTCATTCGAGTCATTGTTGTTTCGTTAATGGTTTGTTTGTTAGCTCTTGTGCCACCGTGTTTTGCTGCGAGTGTTGATTCCTATTTGCAAGCTGGAGTGGAGAAATCTGAATCCGGAGATTATAGAGGTGCTCTAATTGAATTTAATAAGGCACTCGAACTCGATCCAACCAATTCATCTGCATATCAATATCGTGGTGTAGCTAAGGCAAAATATGGTGATTTTGAAGGTTCAATTATAGATTACAGCAAATCTATTGAGCTGGATTCAAGTCGCACTGAATCCTATTCGAATCGTGGAATTGCAAAAGCGCGTTCTGGAGATCTTTCTGGAGCCATTCTCGACTTTGATGTTGCTATACAGATGAATCCCGACGATGGTACTGCTTACTTTAACCACGGAATGGCAATGGAAATGTCTAATGATCTTCAACGTGCATGCCTCGATTGGAACCGCGCTATTGAGCTTGGAGATGAACAGTCACTAACATTCTTAAGAAAGTACTGCCAATGA